A stretch of Desulfitobacterium dichloroeliminans LMG P-21439 DNA encodes these proteins:
- a CDS encoding YcxB family protein encodes MEITYSLSEEDYLKFNLFHIKNSEPAKQALKKQRFLGPVIFMAFAAFLSLTGNRPTEEVFIVFALLSVLWFIYYPKYFYRYVTRNSKTLLRAGRNDDLFCEHHMDLADEGIVDTTARGETKLNWAGIQAIREDEDNLYLYNSSISAYILPKRDLDNPDELKRILEENTQKALS; translated from the coding sequence ATGGAAATTACGTATTCTTTGTCCGAAGAGGATTATTTGAAGTTTAACCTATTTCATATTAAAAACTCCGAGCCGGCTAAACAGGCCTTGAAAAAGCAACGCTTTTTAGGACCGGTCATTTTTATGGCTTTCGCGGCCTTTTTATCCCTAACTGGGAACCGACCCACTGAAGAAGTCTTTATTGTGTTTGCTCTACTTAGCGTTTTATGGTTTATTTATTATCCTAAATACTTTTACCGTTATGTTACGCGCAATAGCAAAACACTTCTAAGAGCGGGTCGCAACGATGACCTATTCTGTGAACATCACATGGATTTGGCTGACGAGGGAATCGTTGATACAACAGCTCGGGGTGAGACAAAATTGAACTGGGCAGGTATTCAAGCTATTAGAGAGGATGAAGATAACCTCTATCTTTATAATAGCTCTATTAGTGCCTATATCCTACCGAAAAGGGATTTGGATAATCCGGATGAATTGAAACGGATTCTTGAGGAAAATACCCAAAAAGCTTTATCTTAA
- a CDS encoding SMR family transporter: MLGYIYLIGSILVGTFATICLKYSNGFKKPLPTIGNLIGFFLSLWLLSLSVLTVKLSIAYATWSGLGIILAAVLGNILFHEKPSRPSLYGMGLIIVGMVLMNIF; encoded by the coding sequence TTGTTGGGATATATATATTTAATAGGATCTATATTGGTAGGCACATTTGCCACTATATGTCTTAAGTATTCAAACGGATTTAAAAAGCCATTACCCACAATAGGAAACCTGATAGGTTTCTTTTTGAGTCTATGGCTTTTATCTCTGTCCGTATTAACGGTTAAATTAAGTATAGCTTATGCAACATGGTCGGGACTAGGTATTATACTGGCAGCGGTTTTGGGAAATATTTTGTTTCATGAAAAACCTTCAAGACCCAGCCTATATGGCATGGGCTTAATTATCGTTGGTATGGTTCTTATGAATATTTTTTGA
- a CDS encoding nitroreductase family protein encodes MDFLELVQKRRSLRSYKPDPVEQKKLDYVLECARLAPSWKNLQCWRFIVVEGEAQKQALTTAYAETNPGRKALLQAPLIIVLCAVPAESEVYEGKDYMMLDAGLAMEHLILAAAEQGLGTCWQGLFSEEKVREILRVPQDVRVLAMTPLGYPAEERNPRPRKDLSQIVFKGSWGSSDS; translated from the coding sequence ATGGATTTTCTGGAACTTGTTCAAAAGAGACGGAGCTTGCGATCTTATAAACCCGATCCTGTCGAGCAGAAGAAGCTGGACTACGTTCTAGAGTGTGCTCGTTTGGCGCCCTCTTGGAAAAACCTCCAATGCTGGCGCTTTATCGTTGTAGAGGGTGAAGCTCAGAAGCAAGCCTTGACCACAGCCTATGCAGAGACAAATCCTGGTCGTAAAGCATTACTCCAAGCGCCACTCATCATCGTACTCTGTGCGGTTCCTGCGGAGTCGGAAGTATACGAAGGCAAGGACTACATGATGCTGGATGCGGGATTGGCCATGGAGCATTTGATCTTAGCAGCAGCAGAACAAGGGTTAGGCACCTGCTGGCAAGGGCTGTTTTCAGAAGAAAAGGTACGGGAGATTTTAAGGGTTCCCCAAGATGTTCGTGTTCTGGCCATGACTCCCTTGGGCTACCCGGCTGAGGAAAGAAATCCTCGCCCAAGGAAAGACCTGTCACAAATCGTCTTTAAGGGAAGCTGGGGATCAAGTGATTCGTAG
- a CDS encoding aryl-sulfate sulfotransferase, whose product MDKKIKYDFVPHIITRQKEREQAYLAEFEAGHYTLNNPLVKVNPYEICPLTAMVMFKTPIATEVTILVKGKEQPGDICHTFPANTTHVLPIYGLYAGYDNTIEIILKNGKRNSITITTGPLHPEVVPATKIKTTPEYFRDNLMFITSATSRTMAVGIDYAGDVRWHTTVALSFDMKRMPNGHILVGTERLVKMPYFTSGLYEMAFSGKIFKEYRVPSGYHHDQFVMEDGNILVLTFDGHSHTVEDMCALIDPNTGNILKTWDYKTVLPQDVAGSGSQDAHDWFHNNAVWYDKKTHSLTFSGRHQDAVINIDFESGKLNWVIGDPEGWPQEMVEKYFFTPVGEGFEWQYEQHACVILPDGDVMLLDNGHFRSKNKEKYLPNKDNYTRGVRYRIDTEKMTIEQVWQYGKERGADFFSPYICNVEYYDEGHYLVHSGGIGYENGEPCEGMAVIKSMSPELKDHKFEFNSITCELIDDELVYEMQIVGNYYRAEKLPLYYANETAELGAGQILGSLLDTETTKMKIKAAETGELIPEDYLANIVEEEDRFYFNAIFETGEMAQLLLVSETGETLRYPINTVPQVFQAMCVGTFQKEDPRNVDTFINKTGLSGKYQVKLVARDKVFETGVTITA is encoded by the coding sequence ATGGATAAGAAAATTAAATACGACTTCGTACCCCATATCATTACTCGACAAAAGGAGCGGGAACAAGCCTACTTAGCTGAATTCGAGGCGGGTCACTACACCTTGAATAACCCGCTGGTCAAAGTTAACCCTTACGAGATTTGCCCTTTGACGGCCATGGTTATGTTTAAAACTCCGATAGCTACTGAAGTTACGATCCTTGTAAAAGGTAAGGAACAGCCTGGGGATATCTGTCATACGTTTCCGGCCAATACAACGCATGTTCTTCCGATTTACGGCTTGTATGCCGGCTATGATAACACTATTGAAATTATCCTGAAGAATGGTAAGAGAAATTCTATCACCATCACAACCGGGCCACTGCATCCGGAGGTTGTACCGGCAACCAAGATCAAAACCACACCTGAGTATTTTAGAGACAATCTCATGTTTATCACCTCAGCGACTTCCCGGACGATGGCGGTGGGGATCGACTATGCTGGCGACGTCCGCTGGCACACCACGGTTGCTTTATCCTTTGATATGAAACGGATGCCCAACGGTCATATTTTGGTCGGTACCGAACGTTTAGTAAAAATGCCGTACTTTACCTCAGGGCTCTATGAAATGGCCTTTAGTGGTAAGATTTTCAAAGAATATCGCGTTCCCAGTGGGTACCACCATGACCAATTCGTGATGGAGGACGGAAACATTTTGGTGCTCACCTTTGATGGTCATTCCCATACAGTAGAGGACATGTGTGCACTCATCGACCCTAATACAGGTAATATCTTAAAAACTTGGGACTATAAAACGGTTCTTCCCCAAGATGTGGCCGGTTCTGGTAGCCAGGACGCTCACGATTGGTTCCATAATAATGCGGTTTGGTATGACAAAAAGACCCATAGTCTTACCTTCTCCGGACGACACCAGGATGCGGTGATTAACATCGACTTCGAAAGTGGTAAACTGAACTGGGTTATCGGTGACCCTGAAGGCTGGCCACAGGAAATGGTGGAAAAGTACTTCTTCACCCCCGTTGGAGAAGGTTTTGAATGGCAGTACGAGCAACATGCCTGCGTCATTCTTCCCGATGGTGATGTTATGCTCCTCGATAATGGACATTTCCGCTCTAAGAATAAGGAGAAATACCTTCCTAATAAGGACAATTATACACGCGGAGTCCGCTACCGGATTGACACAGAGAAGATGACCATTGAACAAGTATGGCAATATGGTAAAGAGCGGGGTGCCGATTTCTTCTCCCCCTATATCTGCAACGTGGAATACTATGATGAAGGACATTACTTGGTTCATTCCGGTGGTATCGGTTATGAAAATGGTGAACCCTGTGAAGGAATGGCCGTTATTAAATCCATGTCACCAGAACTTAAGGACCATAAATTTGAGTTTAATTCCATAACCTGCGAATTAATCGATGATGAGTTAGTGTATGAGATGCAGATTGTCGGTAACTATTATCGGGCAGAGAAACTCCCCCTCTACTACGCCAATGAAACTGCTGAGCTAGGTGCAGGGCAAATTCTCGGCAGCTTGCTTGATACAGAAACTACGAAGATGAAGATTAAGGCCGCGGAAACCGGCGAGCTCATTCCGGAGGATTATCTCGCCAACATCGTTGAAGAAGAAGATCGTTTTTACTTTAATGCGATTTTTGAAACGGGTGAAATGGCTCAACTACTTCTAGTTAGCGAAACGGGTGAAACCTTACGCTATCCTATAAACACCGTACCCCAAGTGTTCCAAGCTATGTGTGTTGGGACCTTCCAAAAGGAAGACCCGCGTAACGTCGATACCTTCATCAATAAAACCGGCTTATCTGGGAAATACCAAGTTAAATTGGTTGCCCGTGATAAAGTATTTGAGACAGGTGTGACAATAACCGCCTAA
- a CDS encoding M48 family metallopeptidase → MPSLKLGNTVIPYEERRSRRIKRISIRVTPEKVRVSAPARTSKSEIQAFIDKNRDWIIQNWTKLQETMVKPQRVYETGEKIPFVGKELTLEIMDTPQKMIRALYKKENEVLEIKIPQELQGEQRQEALREIIEKWYKQKARTVFLQKLNNWSQQMGVSYNQFRLKEQKTRWGSCSSLGNINLNWRAIMAPEPVLDYLVIHELSHLRHMDHSSEFWENVACYCPEHALHRRWLKEKGHGLVI, encoded by the coding sequence ATGCCTTCTTTGAAGCTAGGAAACACTGTGATTCCTTATGAAGAAAGAAGAAGCCGACGAATCAAGCGGATTTCGATTCGAGTGACGCCGGAAAAGGTCAGAGTGTCAGCGCCTGCTCGTACATCTAAATCAGAGATCCAAGCCTTTATCGATAAGAATCGGGACTGGATTATTCAGAATTGGACCAAGCTTCAAGAGACAATGGTTAAACCCCAACGGGTATATGAGACAGGGGAGAAGATTCCCTTTGTGGGAAAAGAGCTAACCCTAGAGATCATGGATACCCCTCAGAAAATGATCCGTGCCTTATATAAGAAGGAAAATGAAGTTTTAGAAATCAAGATCCCCCAAGAACTCCAGGGGGAACAGCGGCAAGAGGCCCTTCGAGAAATCATTGAGAAGTGGTATAAGCAAAAAGCCCGAACTGTGTTTCTCCAGAAGTTAAATAACTGGAGCCAGCAAATGGGGGTAAGCTATAACCAGTTCCGCTTAAAAGAGCAAAAAACCCGCTGGGGAAGCTGTTCCAGCCTTGGTAATATTAATCTGAACTGGCGGGCCATCATGGCTCCAGAGCCGGTGTTGGATTATTTAGTGATTCATGAGCTTTCTCATCTTCGGCATATGGACCATTCCTCGGAGTTTTGGGAGAATGTAGCCTGTTATTGTCCAGAGCACGCTCTCCATCGCAGATGGTTGAAGGAAAAGGGGCATGGCTTAGTTATTTGA
- a CDS encoding DNA polymerase Y family protein: MSADSSPQPLDIVLFDANSYFASCHQAVDPELLGKPLLVAGDPKNRTGIILTASYEARLYGVKTAMPLFQAKKLCPEAIVLSPDFRLYLELSEKMWQIVGRYTDDDHIEVVSVDECFADFRGSHLLFGSTEEIARRIQKEIFEELGLGVSVGVSYCKVFAKLASDYRRDAKTRIKIPRSFTVLASPDLQTKVWPMRVGEMSGIGAQTEKQLEAMGIRTLGDLAQASGDALQKRFGIYGKKIHAWANGRDERTVTPVDQVKDHSIGRSLTLPQDITDSEQVAEVLLSLADSVGRKVRQEKARTQTITLSIKDPEFKTRTYSTTLFEPTELTDVIYQESLKLFEKWPKGKPIRLLGITASRLQKGMEQLCLFQEDVQEATELDRTVDEIRNKYGAEILMRGTQLLSLSRRLSQRETKNK, encoded by the coding sequence ATGTCAGCGGACAGCTCACCACAGCCCCTCGATATCGTCCTCTTCGATGCTAATAGTTATTTTGCCAGCTGCCATCAGGCAGTGGACCCCGAGCTACTAGGGAAGCCTTTGCTGGTAGCGGGAGATCCAAAAAATCGGACGGGTATCATCCTGACGGCCAGCTACGAAGCTCGGTTGTATGGGGTGAAAACAGCGATGCCTCTGTTTCAAGCTAAGAAGCTTTGTCCAGAGGCTATCGTTCTTTCACCGGATTTTCGATTATATCTTGAGCTTAGCGAAAAGATGTGGCAGATCGTCGGCCGCTATACAGATGATGATCATATCGAGGTCGTCTCTGTAGATGAGTGTTTTGCAGATTTCCGAGGCTCTCATTTGCTTTTCGGAAGTACGGAGGAAATAGCTCGCAGGATACAGAAGGAGATTTTCGAGGAATTAGGCCTCGGAGTATCGGTGGGAGTAAGCTATTGCAAGGTATTTGCCAAGCTAGCTAGCGATTACCGGCGCGATGCGAAAACTCGAATTAAGATCCCTCGTAGCTTTACAGTTCTTGCTTCCCCTGATCTGCAAACAAAGGTTTGGCCCATGCGGGTGGGGGAAATGTCCGGAATCGGTGCGCAGACAGAAAAGCAATTGGAGGCCATGGGAATTAGGACCCTAGGCGATTTGGCGCAAGCCTCTGGGGACGCTCTACAGAAGCGCTTTGGCATCTATGGGAAGAAGATTCACGCCTGGGCCAATGGACGAGATGAGCGGACTGTAACTCCGGTAGACCAGGTCAAGGATCATTCCATTGGGCGTTCGTTAACCTTACCGCAAGATATAACTGATTCTGAGCAGGTAGCTGAGGTCTTGCTTTCCCTAGCAGACAGTGTGGGAAGGAAGGTCCGCCAGGAGAAGGCTAGGACTCAAACCATAACCTTATCAATCAAGGATCCGGAGTTTAAAACCCGTACCTACTCTACTACTTTGTTTGAACCAACGGAGCTCACCGATGTGATTTATCAAGAGAGCCTCAAGCTCTTCGAAAAATGGCCCAAGGGTAAACCGATTCGTTTGTTAGGCATAACTGCCAGCCGTTTGCAAAAAGGTATGGAACAGCTATGTCTCTTCCAAGAAGATGTCCAAGAGGCGACTGAGTTAGACCGCACCGTGGATGAAATCCGTAATAAGTATGGGGCGGAGATCCTCATGCGTGGGACCCAGCTCCTCTCCTTAAGCCGCAGGCTAAGTCAGAGGGAGACTAAAAATAAATAA
- a CDS encoding DUF2680 domain-containing protein, which yields MKKKIVVGVLSAAMLLGGAAVAWGAEAVDSTKLAEIKALTQEMFSIHQQIVDKEVEAGLLTQEQGDKMKEFMEERQQRSEEALDNGQVEGFGMGMGPRLGMMDRENIKFNEGEPLTEEQIATWVENAQTRLNAQEEAMRSEGKLTEEQIKTWVDAAAAQLEVQEEALRQGTFLPGGMGMHGGKIMIKGEKMIDGEKMLNAEKGLRFSIGL from the coding sequence ATGAAGAAAAAAATTGTCGTCGGAGTGCTTAGTGCAGCCATGTTGCTGGGGGGTGCCGCTGTGGCCTGGGGTGCTGAAGCAGTAGATTCCACGAAGCTCGCAGAGATCAAGGCCCTGACTCAAGAGATGTTCAGTATTCATCAGCAAATCGTGGACAAAGAAGTTGAAGCTGGGCTACTTACCCAAGAACAAGGGGATAAAATGAAGGAGTTCATGGAAGAACGTCAGCAACGATCAGAGGAAGCACTGGACAACGGTCAAGTCGAAGGATTTGGCATGGGAATGGGACCGAGATTGGGAATGATGGACCGTGAAAACATAAAATTCAACGAGGGTGAACCTCTAACTGAGGAACAGATTGCCACATGGGTGGAAAACGCTCAAACCCGGCTTAATGCTCAAGAAGAAGCCATGAGAAGTGAGGGTAAGCTGACCGAAGAACAGATTAAGACCTGGGTAGATGCTGCAGCAGCTCAATTAGAGGTACAAGAGGAAGCCTTACGGCAAGGGACTTTTTTACCGGGCGGTATGGGAATGCACGGTGGAAAGATAATGATAAAAGGTGAAAAGATGATTGATGGAGAAAAGATGCTAAACGCTGAAAAGGGATTACGGTTCTCTATAGGACTATAA
- a CDS encoding DMT family transporter — protein sequence MGYLYLAFGLLGEVAGTAFLKSSSGFSVLIPTVLCVLSYIVCNLFIAKSLFTIKMSVAYATWYGAAVGIAALLSVFAYHESISPMAVVGLVLIIGGIVLANIGDVNEKSESVPNVNKEG from the coding sequence ATGGGATATTTATATTTGGCATTTGGTCTTCTAGGAGAAGTAGCAGGTACAGCCTTTTTAAAAAGCTCTTCCGGATTTTCAGTCCTAATTCCTACCGTATTATGTGTGCTATCTTATATTGTATGTAATCTTTTCATAGCAAAGTCATTATTTACAATAAAAATGAGCGTTGCCTATGCAACTTGGTATGGTGCCGCTGTGGGAATAGCAGCCCTTTTATCAGTATTTGCCTATCATGAGAGTATTTCACCTATGGCTGTAGTAGGTCTAGTATTGATTATTGGTGGCATAGTACTTGCCAACATAGGTGATGTTAATGAGAAGTCTGAAAGTGTTCCTAATGTTAACAAAGAAGGTTAG
- a CDS encoding efflux RND transporter periplasmic adaptor subunit: MSKKGKSKFKWIIFGIIAAVVAGVAWTSFLKPAPLDYESVAAKTGDITTYYSFSGNVETKDRQNVMSDKMLQVSEIKVKEGDLVKEGAVLIKTTFGEEIKAKIPGEVVHLNVEEKAQVMAGTQLLEVVDYEHLEVKVKVDEYDIASLDQGKEASIKIGAINKEIKGTIRSLSKEGQIINGVTFFTATIDLEKDEKVRIGMSAEVKVISDQVSGVITLPMVAIQFDENNKPYVIKKGEKDTVIHTAIETGINDGTTVEVKSGVISEEAILYKKTTPNAGMDFRGGGMNRPGGED, translated from the coding sequence ATGAGCAAAAAAGGGAAGTCCAAATTCAAATGGATTATTTTTGGTATTATAGCAGCGGTTGTTGCTGGAGTGGCATGGACCTCTTTTCTGAAGCCAGCTCCTTTAGACTACGAAAGCGTGGCTGCTAAAACAGGAGACATTACCACCTATTATTCTTTTTCAGGGAATGTTGAGACAAAGGATCGTCAGAATGTAATGTCTGATAAGATGCTGCAGGTTTCTGAAATCAAAGTAAAAGAAGGAGACCTGGTGAAAGAGGGTGCCGTCCTAATTAAGACCACCTTCGGAGAGGAAATCAAAGCGAAGATTCCTGGGGAAGTTGTTCATCTGAATGTGGAAGAGAAGGCTCAGGTGATGGCGGGTACCCAATTATTAGAGGTTGTCGATTATGAACACCTTGAAGTAAAGGTTAAGGTGGATGAATACGATATCGCGTCCTTAGACCAAGGGAAAGAAGCCTCCATTAAAATCGGGGCAATCAACAAGGAAATCAAAGGAACGATCCGCTCCCTATCGAAAGAAGGACAGATTATCAATGGAGTAACCTTTTTTACGGCAACCATCGACCTTGAAAAAGATGAAAAGGTTCGCATCGGCATGTCGGCAGAGGTGAAGGTGATAAGCGATCAGGTGAGCGGGGTCATCACCTTGCCTATGGTGGCGATTCAGTTTGATGAGAATAATAAACCCTACGTTATAAAAAAGGGTGAGAAGGATACGGTGATACACACTGCAATAGAAACTGGGATCAATGATGGAACAACGGTAGAGGTTAAAAGTGGTGTAATAAGCGAAGAGGCGATTCTTTATAAAAAGACGACACCTAATGCCGGTATGGATTTTCGAGGAGGCGGGATGAATAGGCCCGGAGGTGAGGATTAA
- a CDS encoding YdcF family protein, whose protein sequence is MLNRKWFSRLCILVGIVGILDTIIVVGLNGGINLGTVLPAGVGSLLLLWGIFGDGVKTHLRDRFPFLRRLIRWGIVLLVSSFVLIEGLLLWNTKDSVPEQVEYLIILGAGLNGDELSWTLWERVDKGLRILEKNPQMKVVVSGGQGPGETIPEAEAMARYLKEHGISSKRILLEDQSTSTAENFRYSRTLLDQVEDFNPAEPLLVITSDFHMFRSKVLAQRNGLNPVGVTCSTPWYIRPNSYLREYFAVVKSILFDW, encoded by the coding sequence ATGCTAAATCGAAAATGGTTTTCTCGACTTTGTATTCTTGTGGGGATCGTCGGGATACTCGATACAATCATTGTGGTTGGACTTAACGGGGGAATCAACCTAGGAACTGTCCTGCCTGCTGGGGTAGGAAGTCTTTTGTTGCTGTGGGGAATCTTTGGGGATGGGGTGAAAACTCATTTAAGGGATCGTTTTCCCTTTCTCCGTAGGTTAATCCGTTGGGGGATTGTTCTGCTTGTGAGTTCCTTTGTCCTGATTGAGGGATTGCTTCTCTGGAATACGAAGGATTCCGTGCCAGAGCAAGTGGAGTACTTAATCATCCTGGGAGCAGGTCTAAATGGGGATGAACTTTCTTGGACCCTTTGGGAGCGGGTGGATAAGGGTCTAAGGATTCTGGAGAAAAATCCCCAGATGAAGGTTGTGGTCTCCGGGGGTCAAGGACCGGGAGAAACGATTCCGGAGGCTGAGGCCATGGCTCGATATCTCAAGGAGCACGGGATCTCCTCGAAGCGGATTCTTTTGGAGGATCAATCGACCAGCACTGCGGAGAATTTCCGATATTCACGTACTCTGCTTGACCAAGTAGAGGATTTCAATCCTGCTGAGCCACTGCTGGTCATCACCAGCGATTTTCATATGTTTCGCTCGAAGGTTTTGGCCCAGCGTAATGGGCTAAATCCCGTGGGAGTTACTTGCTCTACCCCATGGTATATCCGGCCCAATTCTTATCTTCGGGAGTATTTTGCTGTGGTGAAGTCGATTCTTTTCGATTGGTGA
- a CDS encoding ABC transporter ATP-binding protein, with product MAEVLRMENISKKYMMGEEELEVLHNVNLVVNSGEFLSLLGPSGSGKSTMMNIIGCLDVPTTGKYLLSGNNIDDLDETELASIRNKEVGFVFQSFQLLPRLSALQNVELPLIYAGLSASERKQKAIKKLEQVGLADKLRNLPNQLSGGQQQRVAIARALVTEPTLLLADEPTGALDQKTGAQVMELFEELHHEGRTIIMITHDIDIARHAQRVVNILDGYLTEQEG from the coding sequence ATGGCTGAGGTCCTTCGGATGGAAAATATCTCAAAAAAGTACATGATGGGTGAGGAAGAATTAGAAGTTTTGCATAACGTGAACTTAGTCGTGAACTCAGGGGAGTTTCTCTCGCTCCTTGGCCCCTCGGGGTCTGGGAAATCGACGATGATGAATATCATTGGCTGTCTGGATGTGCCGACCACAGGAAAGTATCTGCTTTCCGGCAATAATATTGACGATCTGGATGAAACCGAACTTGCCTCTATACGAAATAAGGAAGTAGGCTTTGTATTTCAGAGTTTTCAACTCTTACCGAGGTTGAGTGCGCTGCAAAATGTCGAGCTTCCGCTCATTTATGCTGGCCTCTCTGCATCTGAGCGTAAACAGAAGGCTATAAAAAAGCTTGAGCAGGTAGGATTAGCCGACAAGTTAAGAAATCTGCCGAATCAGCTCTCTGGTGGTCAGCAGCAGCGGGTAGCTATTGCGCGGGCACTGGTTACTGAGCCGACCCTTCTCCTTGCGGATGAACCGACAGGTGCCTTGGATCAAAAGACGGGAGCCCAAGTGATGGAGCTTTTCGAAGAGCTTCATCATGAAGGAAGAACCATCATTATGATTACCCACGATATCGACATTGCCCGTCACGCCCAACGCGTAGTCAATATTCTGGACGGATATCTAACCGAACAGGAGGGGTGA
- a CDS encoding chloride channel protein, translating into MSFKSFVVHIQETDNADAEGWVKGRLKIIRRMGNCEEQMSSYQKRYLLRKLKRTQFVWLSCLAVMIGVLASLGAGAIRFLPRFLNEYVLGMISKLGIATYIGSLSLALFGLFVTALLLWWAKPKGIADVMIAGYIKEISMGKKDVVLNTVGSILSLFMGLPVGSVGPSVYFGAGVANQVAMRLRKSPMKTRTLLACGAAGSLAALFNAPIGGMIFAIEILLHRYSTQYFSLIIISSFSASLMSQWMFGRSSIFMVPEYTWSSVAEIPFFLLLGLLCGGYAFIHIKTLYGFEAIWKKFHLSKYPAMLISIFVAWGAAVYFPYIRFSGFEGIEKALLGQLSLASLLMLLVIFLLAHSMLISSGFFGGIFGPVLFGGAMLGGAYGVILHLFVPGLAPFPGLYALLGIAGAVASTCRAPLTAIVLLLEMTTDYSLVLPLMITSVVAFTLHNSLEEQSVFTAKLFQSRRYRRSIPL; encoded by the coding sequence ATGAGCTTCAAGAGTTTTGTTGTTCATATCCAGGAAACTGATAATGCGGATGCCGAAGGCTGGGTCAAAGGGAGACTAAAAATAATTCGTAGAATGGGAAATTGTGAGGAACAGATGTCAAGTTACCAAAAGAGATATTTACTGAGAAAATTAAAACGGACACAATTCGTTTGGCTTTCTTGTCTAGCCGTAATGATTGGAGTTTTGGCTAGTCTCGGGGCAGGTGCCATCCGATTTTTGCCTCGTTTCCTTAATGAATACGTCCTTGGGATGATCTCGAAGCTCGGTATAGCGACATACATCGGTAGTCTCTCGTTAGCACTCTTCGGATTATTTGTAACGGCCCTTCTATTGTGGTGGGCTAAGCCTAAGGGCATCGCTGATGTCATGATCGCAGGATATATTAAAGAAATCTCTATGGGTAAAAAAGACGTGGTTTTAAATACTGTCGGGAGTATTCTCAGCCTTTTTATGGGTCTACCCGTTGGCAGTGTGGGTCCTAGTGTATATTTCGGTGCTGGAGTAGCCAATCAAGTGGCGATGCGCCTTCGTAAAAGTCCAATGAAAACCCGCACCCTATTGGCTTGTGGGGCGGCAGGAAGTCTTGCAGCATTGTTCAACGCACCGATCGGAGGTATGATATTTGCTATCGAGATCCTTTTGCACAGATATAGTACTCAGTACTTTAGCCTTATTATCATCTCATCTTTTTCCGCGTCCTTAATGAGTCAATGGATGTTTGGCCGGAGTTCGATCTTTATGGTTCCGGAGTATACTTGGAGTTCGGTTGCGGAGATTCCTTTTTTTCTCCTGTTGGGTCTATTGTGTGGGGGCTATGCCTTTATCCATATAAAAACACTCTACGGGTTCGAGGCCATTTGGAAAAAGTTTCATCTATCCAAATATCCTGCGATGCTCATCAGTATATTCGTCGCTTGGGGTGCAGCTGTTTATTTTCCGTATATCCGATTTAGTGGTTTTGAAGGGATAGAGAAGGCACTCCTCGGTCAACTATCCCTTGCTTCGCTATTGATGCTCCTCGTCATCTTTCTGCTAGCGCATAGTATGCTCATATCCTCTGGGTTCTTTGGTGGAATCTTTGGTCCTGTACTCTTTGGTGGTGCGATGCTTGGCGGAGCATATGGTGTGATTCTTCACCTATTCGTTCCGGGGTTAGCCCCATTTCCGGGATTATATGCTTTACTCGGAATTGCAGGAGCTGTTGCTTCAACGTGTAGGGCTCCCCTGACAGCCATTGTCCTATTGCTGGAAATGACGACGGACTATTCTCTGGTACTCCCCTTGATGATAACCAGTGTCGTGGCTTTTACCCTCCACAACAGCCTAGAAGAGCAAAGTGTTTTTACGGCAAAACTCTTTCAGAGCCGCAGATATAGGCGTTCGATACCCCTTTAG